The Actinomycetota bacterium nucleotide sequence GGGCATGGCGAAGGGCAAGGCGGACAAGAAGTCGGTCAAGAAGGACGGCAAGGCGAAGCGCAAACCCGCGAAGAAGGCGAAGATCATCGCCGGGGGCGCGGCGACCCCGAGCCCGACGACGGTGAGTCAACGGGTCGCCGCCGAACCCACGATCGTCGACTTCTGGTTCGATCCGACCTGCCCGTGGGCCTGGCTGACGTCACGCTGGATACTCGAGGTCGAAGCGGTCCGCCCGGTCAAGGTCGTCTTCCACGTG carries:
- a CDS encoding DsbA family protein; amino-acid sequence: MAKGKADKKSVKKDGKAKRKPAKKAKIIAGGAATPSPTTVSQRVAAEPTIVDFWFDPTCPWAWLTSRWILEVEAVRPVKVVFHV